From the Streptomyces nodosus genome, the window CCTGCGGGGCCGGGCACCGGGGCACGTCCCGGCACCCGCCGTCGTCTCCGCGCCGCGGTGCTGGTCCCGGTCGGTGCCCTCGTCGTCCTGGGCGCCGCCGTGCTCGCCTGGAACCCCCTCTCCGGCACCGACGGCAGCGGCGCCGAGGGCCCCGTGGGAGCGACGCCGGCGGTGGACGGGCGCGGGGCGGCGACGGACGGCGGCGGCACGGACGGCGCCACGGCTCCCGCGGCGTCGCGGTCCGGCGGCGAGACCGCGGACAAGGCGGCCGGAGGCGACAAGAGGACCGGCGCGGACCGCAGCGCCGGCCCGGGTACCGGCTCCCCGACCCCGGGCACCGGCCGGGAGACCCCCCGAAGCGACCCGGCCCCCGCCGTGCCGCTGACGGTCAACACCCGCCCGTACGCCTGGGAAAACCCGTGCAGCCAGCACTATCTGATCGACCGCACGCCGCAGTGGGTGTCCTCGCCGCCGCCCACCGAACAGGAAGCCCCGGGCTGGGTGTCGGCGCTCGGCGCGGTGTCGTCCGGGGAGCAGTATGTGGTGCTCACCGTGCAGGGCACCGGCAGTCAGACCGTGGTCCTGGAGGACCTGAAGGTCCGGGTGCAGGCGTCCGGTGCGCCCCTGGCCTGGAACGACTACGCCATGGGCGTCGGCTGCGGCGGTGGTGTGGGGACCCACGCCTTCGGCGTGGACCTGGACGAGGGCCGTCCGGCCGCGGTGCCCGTCGCGGGGCAGCGCGGCTTCCCGTTCAAGGTGAGCGAGTCCGACCCGGAGGTCTTCCGGGTCCGGGCCCGCACCGCCGCGCACGATGTGCGCTGGTATCTGGAGCTGGAGTGGTCCAGCGGCGCACGGCACGGCACCGTCCGGATCGACGACCACGGCAAGCCCTTCCGGACCAGCGGGAACACCGGACGGCCGGGGTATGACTACCCGCTCGGCGGGGTGGAGTGGATCACCCGGCAGGAAGGCTGACGGAACCCCGGCCGGAAGGCTGACGGAACCCCGGCCGGAAGGCCGAAGGAAAGAGCCCCGCACCCCGGGAACCGGCCCGGGGTGCGGGGCTCTTCGCGTCGGCGGCGCGGGGTCAGAGACGCTCGGGCGTCCTGATGCCCAGCAGGGCCATGCCCTGGTGCAGGGTGCGGGCCGTGATGTCGCACAGGAAGAGGCGGTTCTCCACCTGCTCGGGCGTCTCGGCCTTCAGCACCGGGCACTTGTCGTAGAAGGACGTGTACAGCGACGCCAACTGGTACAGATACGCGGCCAGCTTGTGCGGGGCGTACTCCGCCGCTGTCTCCGCGACCGTCTCCGCGAACTGGTCCGCGTGCAGGCCCAGCGCGCGCTCCGCGTCGGCCAGCGCCAGCTCCGGGTGCGCGGCCGGACGTACCTCGCCGGCCTTGCGGAGGATCGACTGGATACGGGCGTAGGCGTACTGGAGGTAGACGGAGGTGTCGCCGTGCAGCGAGACCATCTGGTCGAGGTCGAACTTGTAGTCGCGGCTCGCCGAGGTGGACAGGTCCGCGTACTTCACCGCGCCGATGCCCACCTGGGCGCCGCGCTCGGTGATCTCCTGCTCGGACAGGTCCTGAGCCTTCTCCCGGACGACGGCGGAGGCGCGCTCGATCGCCTCGTCGAGGAGGTCGACCAGCCGGACCGTCTCGCCCTCACGCGTCTTGAAGGGCTTGCCGTCCTTGCCGAGGACCGTGCCGAAGGCGAGCTGGATCGCCTTCACTCCGTCGCCCAGCCAGCCGGCCCGGCGGGCGGTCTCGAAGACCATCTTGAAGTGGAGCGCCTGGCGGGCGTCCACCACATAGAGGAGGGTGTCGGCCTTCAGACGGAAGACCCGGTCACGGATCGCCGACAGGTCGGTGGCCGCATAGCCGAAGCCGCCGTCCGACTTCTGCACGATCAGCGGGACCGGGTTGCCGTCCGGGCCCCTGATGTCGTCGAAGAAGACGCACAGGGCGCCCTCGGAGCGGACCGCCACACCGGACTCCTCCAGCAGCCGGCAGGTCTCCTGGAGCATCTCGTTGTAGCCGGACTCGCCGACGATGTCGGGGTCGCGGATCTCCATGTCCAGCTTCTCGAAGACGGAGAAGAAGTAGATCTTCGACTCGTCGACGAACTTCTGCCACATGGCGAGCGTGTGCGGGTCACCGGCCTGGAGGTCGACCACCCGGCGGCGGGCACGCGTCTTGAACTCCTCGTCGGAGTCGAAGAGCCTGCGGGCCGCCTTGTAGAGGCGGTCGAGGTTCGACATCGCCTCCTCGCCGGTGACCTCGGCGGCCTTGTGGTCCAGCTCGTGCGGGTGCTCGTCCAGGTACTGGATGAGCATGCCGAACTGGGTGCCCCAGTCGCCGATGTGGTGGCGCCTGACCACGCTCTCGCCGGTGAACTCCAGAAGCTTGACCACCGAGTCGCCGATCACCGCGGAGCGCAGATGGCCGACGTGCATCTCCTTGGCCACGTTCGGCTGGGCGTAGTCGATGACCGTGGTGCCCGGGTCCTCGGCGTACGGCACGCCGAGGCGGCCCTCGGGGTCGGCGGCGCGGGCGGCGAGGTTGGCGGTGATCGCCCGGTCGGTGACCGTGATGTTGAGGAAGCCGGGTCCCGAGACCTCGACGTCCTCGATCAGATCGCCGGTGACCACCTTCTCCACGACTTGGGCCGCCAGCTCACGCGGGTTGGCCTTCGCCTTCTTGGCGAGCGCCAGGATCCCGTTGGCCTGGTAGTCCGCCCGGTCGCTTCGTCGCAGCAGCGGGTCCGCGGCGGCCTGGGGCAGCTTGGCCGTGAGGGCGGTCGCGAGGCGCTGGTGGACGGAGGCGGTGAGGGACGTGACCGAGGCCATGGAGTGGGTGCCGTTCTCCTCGTGGGTACGGATAGACGTGGCCAGTATCCCATGGGGGTAAAGCGGTTTTTCCGGGCTCGGGCCCGGCA encodes:
- a CDS encoding transcriptional regulator, translated to MGGGGMVSGAEAAELFGQLLRELKERSGLSYGLLAKRLHMSTSTLHRYCNGEVVPSDYAPVERLARLCKASPEELVELHRRWVLADAVRERRSRTAAVREQRPVEPDAGAAPGPGQERTAVGAAGGTGEPASEPGGALEPGSETGGTAETGPEPGNTGGAGTESGGAGAPAPPEPARGAGAEGSDEERTVPAGPGTGARPGTRRRLRAAVLVPVGALVVLGAAVLAWNPLSGTDGSGAEGPVGATPAVDGRGAATDGGGTDGATAPAASRSGGETADKAAGGDKRTGADRSAGPGTGSPTPGTGRETPRSDPAPAVPLTVNTRPYAWENPCSQHYLIDRTPQWVSSPPPTEQEAPGWVSALGAVSSGEQYVVLTVQGTGSQTVVLEDLKVRVQASGAPLAWNDYAMGVGCGGGVGTHAFGVDLDEGRPAAVPVAGQRGFPFKVSESDPEVFRVRARTAAHDVRWYLELEWSSGARHGTVRIDDHGKPFRTSGNTGRPGYDYPLGGVEWITRQEG
- the argS gene encoding arginine--tRNA ligase, whose translation is MASVTSLTASVHQRLATALTAKLPQAAADPLLRRSDRADYQANGILALAKKAKANPRELAAQVVEKVVTGDLIEDVEVSGPGFLNITVTDRAITANLAARAADPEGRLGVPYAEDPGTTVIDYAQPNVAKEMHVGHLRSAVIGDSVVKLLEFTGESVVRRHHIGDWGTQFGMLIQYLDEHPHELDHKAAEVTGEEAMSNLDRLYKAARRLFDSDEEFKTRARRRVVDLQAGDPHTLAMWQKFVDESKIYFFSVFEKLDMEIRDPDIVGESGYNEMLQETCRLLEESGVAVRSEGALCVFFDDIRGPDGNPVPLIVQKSDGGFGYAATDLSAIRDRVFRLKADTLLYVVDARQALHFKMVFETARRAGWLGDGVKAIQLAFGTVLGKDGKPFKTREGETVRLVDLLDEAIERASAVVREKAQDLSEQEITERGAQVGIGAVKYADLSTSASRDYKFDLDQMVSLHGDTSVYLQYAYARIQSILRKAGEVRPAAHPELALADAERALGLHADQFAETVAETAAEYAPHKLAAYLYQLASLYTSFYDKCPVLKAETPEQVENRLFLCDITARTLHQGMALLGIRTPERL